GACGTACCTGATGGATATGGAACACCGATTTCGAACACACTGGATGAGCTTGTCACACAAGTTACGACTGGAAATCCAGATGTGTATTTAGAAATCCAAGAAATGTTTGATGGTGCAGACCGAGTTGCTGAGATGGCACAACAAATCGCGACAGCTGACCGTGAGACGTTCGTAAAGCTATATCACGAGGCTACGCCTGCAGAGAGTAATTCAGTGTCACAATGATTCCAACTGAGTCAATTCTTAATACAGCAAAATATTTACGAAATATCCGTCCTGTTAACCCCGATGAGATGCAGGAATATGTAGATGGAAATCCACATCCAGGGGTTATAAGACAGACACTTCGAGATCATGCTGTCGATCTGGCGCTACGAGAACGTGAGGATGGGCTTTTTGTCCCAGTTGAGGATGGTCCCATCGAAGCAATTGCTGATCGGCCAACAGAGCTGCCACCAAAGTATGTATATCGGTTAGAAGAGTTACTCATTACTGAGTATGGTGTCGACTGGGCACAAGGAGAAAGCGGGGACCAATTACGCAGGACGATACGAGCTTTAAAAGACGCATATTACCGACAAGAAGCCGTTGAGTATAATTATACGGCTGCGCTTGCATACGCAATTTATCATTTACCAGACTACTATGCAGTCACGTACGATCTTCTTCGTGAGCTAGTCGATAATCGGCTTTTGGATCGTACCCTACGGATACTAGATGTCGGGGCAGGAGTTGGAGGCCCAGCCATTGGACTTTCCGATATATTACCTGATGACGTTGTAATCGATTACACAGCAGTTGAGCCGAGCGAAGCTACAACTGTCCTTGAAGAGATGTTAGCTGAAACACACCGGAACTTCCATTCGACGGTTCAACAACAAACAGCTGAAGAGCTTACTTTGGAATCAGAGTATGATCTGGTGTTGTTCTCGAATGTCCTGAGTGAGTTAGATGATCCACATACCACTGTGAAGCGATATTTAGACGCGCTTGCGACAGATGGGACGATGGTGCTCACAGCACCAGCAGACAAAAACACAAGTCAAACATTGCGTTCGGTTGAACAGTCAGTCGCAAATGGAGAGATTACGGTTTTTTCACCAACCGTACGTCTGTGGCCAGATGAGTCCCCAAGTGATGATTGCTGGTCATTTAAGGAACTCCCAGAGATTGCTGCACCGAGTGTACAAGAAGCATTAGAGCAGCATGCACATGACGAGGAGCACTCGCCTAGTGAATTTCTCAATACAACGGTAAAGTACAGTTATGCACTGCTCCGAAAGGATGGTAAAACACGTTTACCGACAGGTCCCGATCCCTCAGAGTGGATTAAATTCAGAAACTCAGAGCGACACGTCGGGAACCGAGTTAATTGTCTCGCCGTTAAATTAAGCAATAATCTCAGTGAAGGAGGAAATCCACTGTTTCGTATCGGCGATGGAAGTCAACAAGCCGATCACTTCGCTGTCGTTCCAAAACAGACACAGCTCAATCGGGATTTGATTGAGGCATCATATGCATCGTTATTGATGATTGAGTCTGGGCTGGTACTTTGGAACGACGATGAAAAAGCATACAATATTATTATTGACGGAGAATCAGTCGTTGATCGGATGGCTGTGTGATTCTGACGGTTTTTCTGTGTCTTACGTGCCAAGCAAATCTAGCGACTATCCGTTGCAGCAAATAGCGCTTAATGACGGTGCGTTTTTGCCGTCTGCGGTCCCATAGCATGTATGGACCGCGAGTTGGAGATTTTGTTGACCAACGACGACGGCATTGAAAGCGATGGACTCGCAGCAGCCTATAACGCACTTACGGATGTTGGAGATGTAACGGTCGTTGCTCCAGCAGATGACCAAAGCATGATGGGCCGAGCCCTTTCAACTGAAGTAGGAATCACAAAGCACGAACGAGGGTTCGCAATTAATGGCACACCAGCTGATTGTGTTGTCGCTGGAATACAGGGACTTGAGCTTGATCCTGATCTTGTCGTTGCTGGAATTAATCGAGGTGCCAATATGGGTGGCTATGTGCTTGGACGTTCTGGGACAGTAAGTGCCGCCGTTGAAGCCGCATTTTTCGACATCCCTGCAATTGCTACCTCATTATATATTCCGACCGGAGAAGTTGCATTTCATGAAGTTGAGGTCGCCCGTGACCATTATCAGGCCGCCGCCAATGCTCTTGGATATCTTGCTTCAAATGCACTTGAGGCAGGCATCTTCGAGTCAGCTGACTATCTCAATGTAAATGCACCTGTTCCTGGGGAAGCAGACGGCTCAATGCATATTACACGACCATCACAGCGATATGAGATGTCAGCAACACATAATGGTGACTCTGTTACGCTCCATGATCGAATTTGGGATAAGATGAATGCTGGTGAGATTGATGAACCAATCGAGACAGACCGAGGAGCGGTAATGAGCGGAGTGGTTAGCGTATCGCCCTTAACGGCCCCACACGCAAGTATCGACAACGAACCACTTCAGAAGGTAGTAGATAAGTTTAGCTTGCGCAGAGATATTGAAGTCGGCGAAACCGAATAAATTAGTATTGCTGAATTAGGACTGATCGGCCGGCAAGGTACGAGGAGATAACTACACAGGCGAGATAGATGCCGATTGCAATCACAACGATTGAGCCACCAGGCGGTAATGAGTGATAGTTTGCAAAGAGTATCCCGGCGATCGTCGATACCTGTCCGATAATTACTGATAGATACAAGGTTTCCCTAAAGCTTTTAGAAACCTGTGAGGCAGCCGCAACAGGAACAACAAGCATCGCAGCAACAAGAATCACCCCAAGGATCTGCATAGCACCAACAACAACAACAGCCGTCATCGCAATGAGCAATATATTATAGAAGTTAACGTTAATTCCAGATACTTTTGCTGCCTGTTCATCAAATGTGATATACAGAAACTGCTTGTAGGAAATTATCACAAGACCAATGACTCCAACAGTCAGGAAGGCAACAAGGCGGGCACCGTCAGTGGTGACAATCGCCAAGCTTCCGAACAAAAATCCCTCAATATCAACGGCAATTGGAGCAAAATCTCTCCCCCATGATATCAGTAACGTTCCAACGGCGAAGCTACCGCTTAGCACAATTGCAATAGGAACATCACCATAACTCTTGGTGTGACTAGTTAGCCACTGCAATCCGACTGCTCCCAGCACACTGACGATCAAGGCAGCATAGATCCACGACCCTTCCCAGCCAGTAAAACCGCTGAACACAACACCAGCAGCCACACCGGCAAATGCTGTATGTGCCAATGTTTCACCGATCAACGCCATCTGCCGATGTACAAGAAACGTTCCAACAACAGGAGCAACAATCCCGATTAGCACTCCCGTTGCTAACGACCGCATCGAGAATGTTGTGTAAAACACCTGGGTTTGGAGGACAAAGTCAATCAGCCCTCCGATGATCAGGAGGTTATCGAACACAGCCTGTGAGGTGGTTGCGACTGAATCAATCGGAGCAAATCGAAGCCAATCTGCGATGATAAAAGTAAACATCGTCACGCCAAGGACCGCAGAGAGACCAATCCCTATAAGTTCAACTGTCCTTCGTGTTGACCTGCCCTGTGTCGTTTCAGAAAGATACTCTCGTTCAAAGCTCATGGATGATTGTGTTGTAGAAATCCGACATTTGATCCATACGCGTCTTCAAGCGCGTCCGATTCGAGAAACGCTGCGGTATCTCCGTGGTAGTACAGAGACTTGTTGATGCATATGATCTCATCAACGTGCTTTGTCAATGCCTCTATATCGTGTTCGACAAGTATGATCGTGATTCCTTCTTGATTGAGTTCTCCAAGAAGTTCATAAAAGTCTGCTTGCGATTCCATGTCAACGCCTACGGTCGGCTCATCCAAGGCAAGCAAATCCGCTTCCGAGGCTAAGGCTCTAGCAATAAACGTCCGTTGCCGCTGTCCACCAGAGAGTTCATTGATGCGTCGATCTGCGAGATGTTCAATCCCAACTCGTTCAAGCGCATTGGCTGCTTTTTGTCGATCTTCATCACGAATGCGCCGATGTCCAACATGCGCAAATCGGCCCATCAATACAGTTTCCCAGACAGTCACCGGCATAATCTCGCCGCGATCTGTTGCTCGCTGAGAGACATAACCAAGCCGTTCACCAGAGTCAAATTTTGCTGCTGGCTTACCAAATAGCTTGACAGAGCCCCTGTCAGGCGATTTGACACCAAGCATAAGATGAAGAAGTGTCGTCTTCCCTGATCCATTTGGTCCAATCAGGCCGAGAAAATCTCCACTTTCAACACTTAGAGATACGTCTTTAACGGCTGTGGTTGAGCCATATGAAAAAGACACGTCTTCAAGTTCAATAACCGGCGTTTCCATCGATTCCATATTGTTCGGTATATGATCAGGGGATGTATGTTCTTGGTTCTGCATCGTAATTGTCACTCAGCGTCTAGCGCTTTTCGCAGCGACTCTAAATTGATGTTGCGCATCTGTTCTACCCATCCCCAGCCATTTTCTTCCCACTCCCGTGTTGTCCCTTCGAGCGGGGTGAGTGGCTCAGCATTTGTAACAGAATCAACTTCATCCATAACTAGTTCTGCTTCCTGTGGTATCCCGTCCGCAGGATTCCCTGCCTCAAACGGATCGTATAAAACTGTTTCAATATCGTGTTCCTCAGCGACCTTCATAATCTCATCCGGAACACTTTGTTCTTCATCTGGCGATATTCCAGTGAGCGTTTCCAGGTCAAACTCATATCGTTGTTCAACATACTGGTAAGAATCATGCCCGACGAATATAGCGGTATCTTTATTAGCTGATTCAACCATCTCCTCAAATTCTTCATGGATATCGTCAAGCTCTTTCTTATACTCTTCTGCATTCTCCTCATAGGCATCAGCGTTGTCCGGATCCGTTTCCTGCAATTCTTGTTTAATTACATCAACCATTCGTTTCGCGTGTATCGGATCAACCCATACGTGTGGATCATGGTTTTCGTTATCAATTTCTTCAGGATCTTCGCTAACATCGATGGTGAACGGTTCATCCTCACCAGCAGCATCGGCGGTATCAGTGGTTACAAATACAGGCTCTTCTTGATCTTCGTGATGCAGTTCAAAGATCAGTCCAGTTCGTCCAGTTTCTTTTGCTGTAATAATAATTTGATCGCCATCAGACTCAATGTCAATGACATTCTCATCTTCTCCGTCTCCAAGGCGACCACGTAGTTCGAAGCCTTGCTCATCAAGACCCAGCGGTAATACATCTCCATCTTGGTTTTCAAAAACCATCGTAATCGGGACTTCTTCACCCTTTAGAATTTGTAAATCACCATGCCAGTGGTCATTGTGCCAATACATCCCATCGGATGAGGGCTCACCTCGCAAGTCAAAGACATCAATTTCCCCTGTCGTTTGTATGTCATCCGGGTGGAAATCAACATCGGTGTCCGGTTCAGGAAATTCGGTATCGTCGTCTAGGTAGATAAGATGTGGTCCAAGCGTTCGCATCGCGTTCACAACGTTCACCTCAGGGTAATCAGCTTCAAGATCTTCAACCAAGTCTTGTGCCCATCGAAATTCGGGGGTATCCAAATAAATAAACATCGCCGTCCGGGCGATATTGGCGGGTAAATCGCCTCCTGGACTCCATCCATGACCCATCTCTCCGGTTTCAACGGGATTCTCAAATGAAAAGTGATCGCCACTGATCTCCTCGGCCCAGTCCCACAGCGAAAAAAATGCGGCATACCCCTCGTCGTCGGCACGCGTGAGCTCTAACCCGAGCCACTCCTCAAGTTGAGTACATCCGGCTAGTGCACCTGCACCAGCGGCTGCCCCGCCTGCAATAAACTTACGTCGTGTCTTTTTCACACTAGCAGATAGTACTCGCAATATAAAAAGAGTTATTATATTTATAGTGGATGTTAATAATTAAGATTAATCAACAAGGTAAAATAATTACTTATAGGTGAGAAACGACAGAAAAATAACAAAATGCTGGTGATCAAAGACGGTCAATCATGTGTCGGTGTATATTGAGTTATTTATTAAAACACTAAATCCTTTGCATATTTATTAATAAAATCTTTATTAGATATAATAATACTTTTACCCTCAAGATACAAGGGTAAAGCATGGAGTCTAATCGAAGAAAACTCATTAAAGGTACGGCGGGAGCATTCGCTGTTGGCGCACTGGCAGGGTGTTCTGATCTACTTGGCGATGGCGACGACGAGGATCCTGAAGAAGTTACTGTCAGCGTTTTAGCGGAAGGAAGTCCTGATATTGCCCACGCCTGTGCACATGCAGATGATCTAGGTGATCCACACGATGCCGCTGGTTCAGCGGATGATGCGGAGATAGTTGATTTTGACACGCATACGGTGTATGACATCACGGTTGAAGGTGAAAGCGGATTTATTGGATTTGAAATGCATGACGATGATAGTGATGACGGACACGCACATAGCCATGTAGATGGCCTTGATTATCATGATGCATACTTTGATGAGACGCCTTTCGGGGTTGATGAGATAGAATTCTTTGACGGCCCCGATTATGAGAATGAAATTGCGGAATTCCATGGCGACCACTGGCATGATGACCACCTTCCACATATTGACGAAGGTGATGAACTTGAGATCTATGCAAAAGTCGAGCAAGAGGAAGGTGGTGAGTTAGAGCTTGATGGAGATCCATATGAGCTCCAGATTAAGGATTATGAAGATCCAGACCATGCTATACATACCCACAATCATATGGACCATGTCGATATTGAAGGCGAACACCATGGAGAGACGCATGTTGCGTTTGAGCTTTACAACACAGACGAAGATGAAGCAGAGTTTCGAACAAATGGAATAAAGGTAGAAGTTGAGGATCACGATGGTCACGACCACGACCATGATCACATGGTCTTTTTCACCCGTGATGCACAGATTGAGATTGAAGAAGGGACACTAATTCAAGAAACGACGTTAGGAGAAGGTGCTGAATGTGAAGATGCTGATGAGGATTGGGAGAAATACGTTGAGATTGATCCTGATCACGGTGAGGCGATGCTAGAGATACAGCCTGAGTAATATTCCTCGTGGATAGACCGCAGAGGATACGATCCACAAAAACAACCTGGATTTCCTTATGTGAGACTTGTGGACTTGGGGTTCTATTGAGAGAGAGTCTCGTTGACAAAATAAGAGTGAAGAAACAGAAGTCCTCGACTCAGAGACAAGATTGATCCAATTATATTTGTCAATTAGCATATATACAGATTTATGATACGTGTCGTAGATTTGTCCGGGAATTTATGCAGACGGTCTGATTAGGATAGATTGATGCAGAAGTTGCAGACATTATTTGCACCATCTGCAATCGCTGTTGTTGGTGCAACCGATCGAGAAGGAGCAGTTGGAGGAGCTATTTTCCAGAATCTGCAGAAAAATTTTGAAGGTAAGGTCTACCCGGTTAATCCGAATCGTGATGTTATCTTTGACAAGGAGTGCTACCAGGATCTAGCTTCAGCTCCCGAGGTAGAACTTGTAGTGATTGTTGTACCTGCGAAAGTGGCACTCCAGGTGCTTGAAGAAGCGGGAAAAGTGAACATCGACAATGTAATTGTAATCTCTGCTGGGTTCTCTGAACAGAATGATAGTGGGGAGATGCTTGAACAGCAATTAATTGGTATAGCAGATGAATATGATATCAACTTGATTGGTCCAAACAGTCTTGGAGTCATCAGTACGCATTCTGGAATGAATGCATCGTTCGGTCCAGCTCTTCCTCAAACAGGGACGATCTCGTTCATGAGCCAATCTGGTGCATTTGTGACAGCGACAATTGACTGGGCGATACAACGGAACATTGGGTTCAAGGATATTGTCTCGCTCGGCAACAAAGCCGTGGTTGATGAAACAGATCTTATCAAAGAGTGGGGTGACGATCCGGAGACCGATGTTGTCATCGGATACTTAGAAGGTATCGATGATGGACGAGAATTCATTGATGCAGCTCGAGATGTTGTGATGGACACACCAGTTGTGTTGATCAAATCCGGTCAGACAGAAGCAGGAGCCCGAGCGGCAGCCTCACATACCGGTACAATGGCGGGAAGTGAACAGGCCTACGAGGCAGGATTACGACAGGCAGGGGTATTACGGGCAGATTCAGCAGAACAATTATTTGACTATGCGCGTGCACTTGCAGGCCTACCATCTCTTGATCAAAATACCGTTGCCGTTGTGACAAATGCAGGTGGTCCCGGGGTCATGGCGACAGATGTTATTGGTGAAAGTAAGCTCTCACTTGCGACGTTCACAGAAGAAACAATCGACGCATTTGATGACTGCCTCCCAGCGGGAGCAAACATATACAACCCAGTTGATATTATCGGAGATGCTCCTGTTGACCGTTTTGTCGAGGCAATCAAAATTGCACTCTCTGATAGAAACGTCGGGGCTGTGCTTGTTCTCGGAGCACCAACAGCAGTGCTATCGTATGCAGATCTAGCCGAAGAGATGGGAGCACTTGCTGAATCACATGACAAGCCGATCATGGGCTGTCTAATGGGTGGCAAAGAGGCAGACGCTGCGACAAAGATACTCGACAAACATGGGATTCCAAATTATTTCGATCCCGCTCGGGCGATCACCGGACTTGAGGGACTAGCAAGATTAAACACGATTCGATCTCGAGAGTACCACTCGTTTGAACCATTCGACGACGTAAACAGTGATCGTGTTGAACAAATCCTTTCTGACGCTGTTGCGGACGGGCGATCACGACTCGGTGTTGAGTCAATGGGTATCTTGGAAGCGTACGGAATTCCAACGCCAGAGGGAGAAATTGCCACCTCCCCGAGTGAGGCCAAGGAAATCGCAGAGCAATACGAGAATTCGGTCGTGATGAAGATTGTTAGCCCTGACATCGTGCATAAATCCGATATGGGAGGGGTCGATGTGGGGGTTAAGCAGAGAGATGTCGAGGATGCATATGAACGGATCGTAACAAACGCACGAAGATATCAGCCCGACGCGACAATTCTGGGCGTGCAGGTTCAACAGCAAGTCGACCTATCAGAAACAACGGAGCTTATTATCGGAACAAAATACGATAGTCAATTTGGTCAACTTGTTCTCGCTGGGCTTGGAGGGATCTTTGTTGAGATTTTTGAGGATACAGCGGTGCGTGTTGGTCCCGTCACAGACCGTGAGGCCGCGACAATGCTTTCTGAATTACGAGCATATCCGTTGCTACGGGGTGCACGCGGGCGCCCAGCCGCAGATGAGCAGTCTATAATCGAAATCATACAGCGACTATCCCAGTTAGTCGAAGATTTCCCAGCAATCATGGAATTAGATATCAACCCCGTTGTTGCCCGGCCAAACGACGCTGTTGCAATCGATTTGCGACTAACAATTGACGAAGGAAAACTATGACAAAGACACTACTCATAACAAGCATTTCGGAAGGTGCCGGCAAAACTGCTGTGCTGGCAGCTCTTGGACAGATTGCAAGCGAACAAGACAAGTCAGTTGGATATATGAAGCCGCTTGGCACACGTCTACGAAGCCCAGCAGGAAAGACACTTGATGAGGATCCGCTGCTTGTTCGAGAGTTGCTAAATCTTGATGCAGCCGCTGATCAGATGGAGCCTGTTGTATATTCACCGTCGTTCATAAAAGAGGTCATCCGAGGACGGGTAGACATTGATTCACTGCATGATGAAATCCGTACCGCATATGATGATATTGCGAGTGGGACTGACATTACGTTGATCGAAGGAGGAGGGTCACTTGCAACAGGCGGGATAGCAAACCTGACTGATCAGGATGTGGCTGATTTGCTTAGTGCTGATGTGATTTTAATTACAGAATACGACAAGCCAGCCGATCTTGATGAGCTATTGTATGCAGCTGAAACACTTGATGACCGGCTGGCTGGCGTTCTATTCAACCGCGTATCACCCGTAGTTGAGGAAGAACTTAAAACAGAAGTACTCCCGTTCCTTGAGAATCAAGACATCCCCGTTCTGGGGATTTTACCACGAGTTTCAGATCTAGCCGGGGTGTCTGTAAGCGAACTGTCAAGTGAATTAGGAGCAAATGAACTGACAACAGCCGGAAAAGACCGAACTGTTGAACAGTTCTTAGTTGGTGCAATGGGAGCAGATGCTGCGTTAAAGCATTTCAGAAGAGCACAAAATGCCGCAGTAATTGTCGGCGGGGACCGATCCGATGTCCACACAACAGCAATAGAGGCTCCAGGTGTTTCATGCTTAATTCTCACTGGTGCCCATCGACCGGCAGATGCCGTCCTACGAAAAGCGAACCAACACGAGGTCCCAATGTTGCTCGTCTCTGAAGACACGCTGACAGCCGTTGAACGGACCGAATCAATTATTCATGAGGGGAGAACCCGCGATGAACAGACGATCATACGAATGAAAGAACTGCTTCATGATCATATTCCAATTGATCGGTTGCTTTGAGGGCTGTATTCTTGGATCAACTAGAGTCTGCACGACATAGCTCAGATATTTTGGTCGGAGTCACTTTCTGCTGAATAGAACTGATCGATCGTCCGCTGTGAAGACGAGTTACTATCTGATGTTTCTGTGTCGTCAGAATGATCATTGTGTGCTGATTCCTGTTCTACTGTCTCCCATTTGGCCAAGTTAGATTGTTCTCCATCAGCAAACGATAAGTTTGAAACACGAATGCCAACTTTTCGAACTGCGGTATCCCGGAATTCCTCAAATAAATCAGTTGCAATATCATGAATGAGATCGGGATCATCAATTGGCCCGGGAAGCGAGTGAGCTCTTGTATTAATATCGTAAGGCGGGATGACTACCTTGATACCAATTGTTTGGTACAACGCATTTTTTGCACTGGCTCGTTCGGCAACGGCATCAGCAAGCGTCTCAAGTCGAGCGGC
This portion of the Salinarchaeum sp. IM2453 genome encodes:
- a CDS encoding acetate--CoA ligase family protein gives rise to the protein MQKLQTLFAPSAIAVVGATDREGAVGGAIFQNLQKNFEGKVYPVNPNRDVIFDKECYQDLASAPEVELVVIVVPAKVALQVLEEAGKVNIDNVIVISAGFSEQNDSGEMLEQQLIGIADEYDINLIGPNSLGVISTHSGMNASFGPALPQTGTISFMSQSGAFVTATIDWAIQRNIGFKDIVSLGNKAVVDETDLIKEWGDDPETDVVIGYLEGIDDGREFIDAARDVVMDTPVVLIKSGQTEAGARAAASHTGTMAGSEQAYEAGLRQAGVLRADSAEQLFDYARALAGLPSLDQNTVAVVTNAGGPGVMATDVIGESKLSLATFTEETIDAFDDCLPAGANIYNPVDIIGDAPVDRFVEAIKIALSDRNVGAVLVLGAPTAVLSYADLAEEMGALAESHDKPIMGCLMGGKEADAATKILDKHGIPNYFDPARAITGLEGLARLNTIRSREYHSFEPFDDVNSDRVEQILSDAVADGRSRLGVESMGILEAYGIPTPEGEIATSPSEAKEIAEQYENSVVMKIVSPDIVHKSDMGGVDVGVKQRDVEDAYERIVTNARRYQPDATILGVQVQQQVDLSETTELIIGTKYDSQFGQLVLAGLGGIFVEIFEDTAVRVGPVTDREAATMLSELRAYPLLRGARGRPAADEQSIIEIIQRLSQLVEDFPAIMELDINPVVARPNDAVAIDLRLTIDEGKL
- a CDS encoding phosphotransacetylase family protein, producing the protein MTKTLLITSISEGAGKTAVLAALGQIASEQDKSVGYMKPLGTRLRSPAGKTLDEDPLLVRELLNLDAAADQMEPVVYSPSFIKEVIRGRVDIDSLHDEIRTAYDDIASGTDITLIEGGGSLATGGIANLTDQDVADLLSADVILITEYDKPADLDELLYAAETLDDRLAGVLFNRVSPVVEEELKTEVLPFLENQDIPVLGILPRVSDLAGVSVSELSSELGANELTTAGKDRTVEQFLVGAMGADAALKHFRRAQNAAVIVGGDRSDVHTTAIEAPGVSCLILTGAHRPADAVLRKANQHEVPMLLVSEDTLTAVERTESIIHEGRTRDEQTIIRMKELLHDHIPIDRLL
- the surE gene encoding 5'/3'-nucleotidase SurE, with the protein product MDRELEILLTNDDGIESDGLAAAYNALTDVGDVTVVAPADDQSMMGRALSTEVGITKHERGFAINGTPADCVVAGIQGLELDPDLVVAGINRGANMGGYVLGRSGTVSAAVEAAFFDIPAIATSLYIPTGEVAFHEVEVARDHYQAAANALGYLASNALEAGIFESADYLNVNAPVPGEADGSMHITRPSQRYEMSATHNGDSVTLHDRIWDKMNAGEIDEPIETDRGAVMSGVVSVSPLTAPHASIDNEPLQKVVDKFSLRRDIEVGETE
- a CDS encoding small ribosomal subunit Rsm22 family protein, producing the protein MIPTESILNTAKYLRNIRPVNPDEMQEYVDGNPHPGVIRQTLRDHAVDLALREREDGLFVPVEDGPIEAIADRPTELPPKYVYRLEELLITEYGVDWAQGESGDQLRRTIRALKDAYYRQEAVEYNYTAALAYAIYHLPDYYAVTYDLLRELVDNRLLDRTLRILDVGAGVGGPAIGLSDILPDDVVIDYTAVEPSEATTVLEEMLAETHRNFHSTVQQQTAEELTLESEYDLVLFSNVLSELDDPHTTVKRYLDALATDGTMVLTAPADKNTSQTLRSVEQSVANGEITVFSPTVRLWPDESPSDDCWSFKELPEIAAPSVQEALEQHAHDEEHSPSEFLNTTVKYSYALLRKDGKTRLPTGPDPSEWIKFRNSERHVGNRVNCLAVKLSNNLSEGGNPLFRIGDGSQQADHFAVVPKQTQLNRDLIEASYASLLMIESGLVLWNDDEKAYNIIIDGESVVDRMAV
- a CDS encoding metal ABC transporter solute-binding protein, Zn/Mn family produces the protein MKKTRRKFIAGGAAAGAGALAGCTQLEEWLGLELTRADDEGYAAFFSLWDWAEEISGDHFSFENPVETGEMGHGWSPGGDLPANIARTAMFIYLDTPEFRWAQDLVEDLEADYPEVNVVNAMRTLGPHLIYLDDDTEFPEPDTDVDFHPDDIQTTGEIDVFDLRGEPSSDGMYWHNDHWHGDLQILKGEEVPITMVFENQDGDVLPLGLDEQGFELRGRLGDGEDENVIDIESDGDQIIITAKETGRTGLIFELHHEDQEEPVFVTTDTADAAGEDEPFTIDVSEDPEEIDNENHDPHVWVDPIHAKRMVDVIKQELQETDPDNADAYEENAEEYKKELDDIHEEFEEMVESANKDTAIFVGHDSYQYVEQRYEFDLETLTGISPDEEQSVPDEIMKVAEEHDIETVLYDPFEAGNPADGIPQEAELVMDEVDSVTNAEPLTPLEGTTREWEENGWGWVEQMRNINLESLRKALDAE
- a CDS encoding metal ABC transporter permease; this translates as MSFEREYLSETTQGRSTRRTVELIGIGLSAVLGVTMFTFIIADWLRFAPIDSVATTSQAVFDNLLIIGGLIDFVLQTQVFYTTFSMRSLATGVLIGIVAPVVGTFLVHRQMALIGETLAHTAFAGVAAGVVFSGFTGWEGSWIYAALIVSVLGAVGLQWLTSHTKSYGDVPIAIVLSGSFAVGTLLISWGRDFAPIAVDIEGFLFGSLAIVTTDGARLVAFLTVGVIGLVIISYKQFLYITFDEQAAKVSGINVNFYNILLIAMTAVVVVGAMQILGVILVAAMLVVPVAAASQVSKSFRETLYLSVIIGQVSTIAGILFANYHSLPPGGSIVVIAIGIYLACVVISSYLAGRSVLIQQY
- a CDS encoding metal ABC transporter ATP-binding protein; amino-acid sequence: MESMETPVIELEDVSFSYGSTTAVKDVSLSVESGDFLGLIGPNGSGKTTLLHLMLGVKSPDRGSVKLFGKPAAKFDSGERLGYVSQRATDRGEIMPVTVWETVLMGRFAHVGHRRIRDEDRQKAANALERVGIEHLADRRINELSGGQRQRTFIARALASEADLLALDEPTVGVDMESQADFYELLGELNQEGITIILVEHDIEALTKHVDEIICINKSLYYHGDTAAFLESDALEDAYGSNVGFLQHNHP